The uncultured Desulfatiglans sp. DNA window TTAATATACTATATATTTATGGAGAGAACCCGCGCACTTAAAACAGTCTGTAGAGCAATAACTAAACTCAGAGGTTGGAAAGATAAATTAGCCATTCTGGCCTACGAAGCCCTAATGATCTTCGACAATTATGTGTTTCTCACAGCAGCATACTCAGCGTTGTGTTTCATCTTCGGAGGCTGGGAAGATAAGCAGCTCGGCATCATAGTGATTC harbors:
- a CDS encoding membrane hypothetical protein (Evidence 5 : Unknown function), whose amino-acid sequence is MNRWISQETFRLITLLAIINLIYYIFMERTRALKTVCRAITKLRGWKDKLAILAYEALMIFDNYVFLTAAYSALCFIFGGWEDKQLGIIVILSALLILVVIQKIERKFGQKLFLLKLRVEEAAQKPKKRRGRFGVIPV